The DNA sequence acatatatataaatagaagtatatactttttttttttctaaaggaACAAGTAGGAACCAACAGGCCCTACATATTTCAttaacaatcaatcattcattacaatatttttccttCAACACAGAATTTTTAATCTGTAGAGGACCCTCCTCAATCCATACAGTTTCATCACTACAATCAAGAGTCAATTTGGCCAATGTGTGAGCTACATTGTTAGCTTCCCTATGAGTAAACTTTACAGACCATTTCCCATCATTACTAAGCATTTTCCTGGTATCTTCAATGATAACACTATAATCTAGACTCACTTCACATCCACTATTAGTAGCATTAACCACAACTAGAGAATCACCTTCAAAAACTGCACTTGAACAGCCTAGCTCTAAGCAAAAGAACATAGCCCTTCTCAAAGCATATGCCTCAGCACAAGCAGGTTTCAACAAATTATTCATTCTTAAGCACATACAAGCAAGAATTTCCCCTTCTGAATCTCTAACTATAACCCCAATTCCCACCCTTTTATTAGTAGCATCAAtggcagcatcccaattaaatTTACAGACCAATGCATCAGGCTTCTTCCATCTAGCCATAATTCTGTTAGACTGAGTAGGCATAAAACCAGAATTGGCTTCTCTGAAATCTGCAAAATTCTATTGAGCAGCACTAATTAAAGCTGTCGGATCTTCAAacttcttttcaaaaataacaGCATTTCTTCTCAACCATATTCTCCTCAAAGTGCAGGCCACCAAACCAACCTTCTCCTCCTCCAAACAATAGTTCAGCTGCTTCCAAAGCTCCATGAAATCCACCACTGAGCTTGCCCATTTATGAACAGGACTGTTATTTTCTGCCCACACATCTGATGCCGATGGACAACCCCACAAAGCATATATAGTTGACTCCTCTTCCCTCTCACACACTGGGCATAAgctattttcaattattttcttcttggcCAAGTTCATTCTGGTGGGAAGTAAATCATGACAAGCCTTCCATATAAACTGTTTTACCACTCCCTGCACTTTCAGCTTCCAAATTGATTTCCAACCAAACTCATTTTCTAGCACATTTGAACTTTCCCCCTTCTCAGCTATCAGTCTCGAATGCTCAAGATGATAGGCACTCCTCACAGAAAAAAGACCATTCTGTGAGTAGCCCCATTTCATTCTATCCTCAGACCCCAACCTGCTAAGAGGAATACTACAGATGGCTTCAGCATCTTTTTCACTGAAAATTTCAGAAATCCACTCTGTCTTCCAATGACCTGTACTCTCATCAATAAGTTGGTTAACACAAGCATCTTCAGCTAGAATTTTGACAGAAGAAGACACCATATGAGAAGAGGATGATGGAATCCATTTATCCTTCCAAACCTTAATATTATTACCCCTCCCAACTTGCCAAACCAGACCAGTTTTAATCAAACCCAAAGAAGACCAAAGACTCCTCCATATCATGGAAGGACTATGACCCAATCTAGCTTCCAGCAAGTTCCCCCTCTTGAAATATTTCTCCTT is a window from the Carya illinoinensis cultivar Pawnee chromosome 14, C.illinoinensisPawnee_v1, whole genome shotgun sequence genome containing:
- the LOC122293606 gene encoding uncharacterized protein LOC122293606; amino-acid sequence: MARWKKPDALVCKFNWDAAIDATNKRVGIGVIVRDSEGEILACMCLRMNNLLKPACAEAYALRRAMFFCLELGCSSAVFEGDSLVVVNATNSGCEVSLDYSVIIEDTRKMLSNDGKWSVKFTHREANNVAHTLAKLTLDCSDETVWIEEGPLQIKNSVLKEKYCNE